CATACCCAAGAACACGCTTTGCTAATACAAGCTTTCCTAGTTTTATTCTCTGCCTCTAGCTCCTACCAGGAAGACGCTCTGTGAGGAAATGGATGTCTGTCCCTCCTGCCGTACACTCACTCATACAGAAGTGGCCTCACACACTGAGTTCTGACTAGTATTGTTCTTCCTTTCAAAGTCCGCAGTTAACCTACTCCTGGGAAGTTAAGGAAACAGAGCCCCCACCCctgactgtttatccagtgttctGACATAAATCACCTTCTACTTAGTTTTTGGAATCCTCTTCGCACCCACTGAACACAGATCCCTGGAGCAGGGCCTTACAGCTGCCCACCTACCTCAGGAATAGGGGTCTTAACTGAGACTGGGTTGAGCTGGGTCCTGGGAAGGGAACGGGATGCCAAGTAAAGAACAAtactcggggctggagagatgttacAGAGGACCTGGATGGAGTAAGGGCAGCCAGCTTCCTGTGCACGAGTGGAAAGCCATCCCATCTTAGTTGCCAGCTGCAGACTCACCACTGCCCAGGTGTCTCTCAGACCAGAAGATCTGTGTGCTGGTGGCACTGCCAGGCTGCTGCAGTCTGAGAAGAGAAGCCAGATGGTGATGCCCAGTGCCTCCCGAGTGCCTTCACCTCCAGGCCCAGATGGGTGCATGCGTACCTGGGACATAAGCATCTCCCCGGAGCTGGTCAGGAAGGTGGCTCCAGTTAGGTGGCTGTGGACGCCGACTCCTCACAAGAAAGACCCTGGGCATTGCTTTCAGGATGGTGAAATGGCTCTTCACAgagctgctgcctctgcctgctgcctgtcagACCTGGGCCCCAGAACTAGGTGAAATCAGGAGACTCCTGGAAGCCTCATTCTCTTCATGCAAATTTTGAGACAAGCTTGGGGAGCAACCTTAGCTGGCTCTGGTTACCTCAGCTGGGGCCTGCCATCATGGCTCCTTCTCTAGGCTAGGCTTCCAGGCAACTCCTCCATCTCCTGAGAATGGAGACAGTGGAGAACTCACCCCCCAGGGAGGCTTGAGTGAGAGAAGAGCCTAGGCTGCTCCTGGGGATGGAGATCAAAAAGACACATGGCTCCAGACCTGGAAGGGTACAGGACTCTAGGGACTATTTACCAGGCAAATCAGTCCAGGACATCCATCAGCCTGCCTAGTTATTCAAATCACAGCAGCTGTCCGAGGATGCAGGTGGGGACAGCTGTGATTGTTCTGTGCCGCTGGTGTAGGGTGGCAGCAAACTGAGTaggtaaaggaaaaataaagatggGAGCTGTGCTTCCACAAGCCGGAAGCTCAAgctcgctctctctgtctctctgtctctctctctttctcactatCTGATCTTTAGATTTCCAAAGATGACATGGCCTCATTCAGGCTTAGGGCGTTAAAATGACTAGGACCTAGTGAGTGTAGGGACTCCTCCCATCCACTCTGGGTAGGCTGTTCTAGTTCAGTCCTTCTCTGATCTCTGAACTAGAAGTTCAGAACTGTGAACACTCTCTTCACAGTTACCTTCTCTGGTTTATCTGACAGTCTTCTGAACGTGGTTCTATACTTCTAACTATAGGCAGATCTTAACTTAGCTCAGCATTGAAAATGAGCACACTGTGCAGGGCCACAAGGAGACAGCAGTGACACCAAGAATAGTCAACCGTGAAGTGATCTAAGCTGGAATAGGCAAAACGGAGAGCGGGGTTCTTGGAACCAAAGGATTCTAATCCAGCCTACAGGTTTGGGTGGGGTCTGCCCTCCGGCTTGCATTCCAAGTgccttctccaccccaccccccagccatcTTAATATTCCCAATCTGATCTTAGCTGGGGAGGAAAACCAACCCCCAGTTCCAGCCAGGGGGAAAGTCATTACAAAGGCTTCCATTTTTCacagtttggtggtggtggtgtgaggGCACACACAATGGCCCATGAGGACGCCATAGCAATTGGCTCACTTTCTACCTTTATgcggtgtactggctagttttatatcaacttggcacaaactggagtcatttggaaagagggaacttcaattgagaaaatgtcctcaCCAAATTGGTCAGGGGGCAAGCCTCTGGTAAACTTTCTTGATTGATGTGGGTGGGCCTAGATCACTGGGCAGTGCCACCATGGCCtagtggccctgggttctatgaggaagaaggctgagtaagccatggggagcaagccagtgagcagcactcgTCCATGGCCCTTGCATCAGTGCCTGCCTCCCTTGAACGATGGACTATGAGGTGGAAgtgaatcaaccctttcctccccaagtgatGTACGGGCTttgtgattgttttgttttgttttgttcaatcaCACTAATAGACACCCTAAGACATGAGGATTCAAGGGATTGAACTGGGGCACCAGGCTTGTgttgcaagtgcctttacttgctaagccatctcaacccctcccccttttaaacaaaatagaacaaaagagggttttatgtatcccaggctaactTCCAACTTACGATGTAGCCAAGAATGGTATTGAATTCAGGATCCTTCTGGCtccactgaagtggaaacttctggcctgtttggaaagtcagttatgtcaaatgatgttttgctggggcacacaggttaaaggatgttttgctatagcagatCCGTGAAAAGACACGTAATGCAGTATAAATacgaccccacagacagtggaagACACCCTGAGCACTGGTCTGATTTGCTCCACTTTGATATTCTTCAGTAacaacacgcatgtattggttCCACTGTCAGTTGGCAAGCACTGTGGTTtcctcaggattgaactacagctgttggtttgtgtgtggtatctgcctgcctagaggactggtctgcagctgttggtttgtgtgtggtgtctgcctgcctagaggactggtctgcagctgttggtttgtgtgtggtgtctgcctgcctagaggactggtctgcagctgctgagctgtatttggtgtttgctttgGGACTGAACTGTTGACAAAGAAGATTGAGatcgcccccaaagaactattgctgaacaggtccacttcccccatagcctaataacttttctcttttactacctctgctgggtggtggacAAGAGGACAGTTGAATGTTCACTAAAATGGCTgcaaaaaaatgtatgcctacactccacttctcaagtgctgggattgcaggtatatcCCACCATACTCATTCTAGTGGTGCTAGGGCTGCACCCTGGGGGCTTGGTGTATGCTAGGCCTGAACTCTTTACATTCCCTGCCCAGGAAGGGTTTCTTTGCCTCTCCTGTATTCTGATTGGAGTCTGAAGTGTTCCCCGGGAGGCTCATGTGACTGGTGAATCCAATTGAGAGCTGATTAGCACATGAGGGTCCTAAGCTCATCTGCGTGCTTCACTTTCCCACCTAATCTCTGCAGGACCTGGGCAAAAGTCACTTCTCACTGAGCCTTGGAAAAGTATtacttctgtgtgtgcatgtgtctgtgagaAGGAGCGTGAGTATAGCGCAAAGGCCAGAGGCATTGCAGCCCACAGACCTGGAGCTACGCGACTCCAATGTGGTTGTGAACcatccagtgtgggtgctgaaaaACTCAGGGCAGCTAAGATGGGGATGGCTTTCCACTCATGTACAAAAGCTGGCTGCCCTTACTCCATCCAGGTCCTCTGTTAACACCTCTCCAGCTCAGAGCGTTCTTCACTTGGCATCCTGTTCACTTCCCAGAAGCCGGCTCAACCCAGTCTCAGTTAAActtggggcctctggaagagcagtttgtGGTTTTAACCGTGGACCAAGTCagcctttttttttatatttttgtgctgAGCTGATGCAACCAGACTGGTCTCATACTTACTGtgaagctgaggctggccttaaactcctgaccCCCTaatctccacctcccaagtgcccgGGAGTATCAGaatgacaggtgtgtgccataTACCCTCAGCTTGTTCATATAGCAAATAGGTGTTAAGATGCCTTCCTGTTATGGTCACATGTGCAGTGTGAGGTCAGCCAAGGATGGACATATAAATGGGTAGGTTTATAAAGTCCTGAGGTGGCTAGGCAGGCTCTGAGTGTCTGCTGAGCTGGCTGAGAAACAGCTGAAGAGGCTCCATCTCATAGACTCAAATTCATTATcattaatgtctctggtgtaggTTGGTGTCTCACTACCTAGGAACCGTCCTGCTATCAGGGGAGCCAAGGGTGGGTTTGGGGCACAGAAATGAGTGgccaggccgggcgtggtggtgcacacctttaatcccagcactcgggaggcagaggcaggcagatttctgagttcgaggccagcctggtctacaaagtgagttccaggacagccagggctatacagagaaaccctgtcttgaaaaacaaacaaacaaacaaaacccaaaaaacaaaaagaaatgagtgACCAGGCCAACACACTAATGGAggagagctgttttttttttcctctcaggtGCCCTATGTCTGCTACCATGCTAGGAGAAACCTAGAGTCAAGCTGTTGGGCAGCACTCAGGTCTAAcaaagctgtttttgtttttcaagagaagTTTCTTCAAGTAGCCCTggtgtcctgtagaccaggctggccttgaactcacaaagatccacccacctctgcttcctgagtgctgggataaaaggtgtgcaccaccactgcctggcacctgTTATCTTAATTAGAGCTACCCTGACTGCCCACAGACCAGGCCTGTGAACCTTCGTAAGAGTGGATGGGACGAAGCTGGGTGTGTTGGCTCTGAGCTTTAGACCTCTCTGCTAGATTCCCTTTTATAGGGACATGAGACTGGCCTTCTTAGGACTATTCTGCCTGAGGGAGCTGGCGGCCCAAGGAATAAGGATGGACAGTCCTCTTCCTAGTGAAGGCAGCACAGAGCTTAGCGTCCGAGTGGCTTGGGTCTGCTGCCTAGCAGTGTTTGTTCAGTGGGGATTGTTTTCTAGTCCCTGTTGCAGAAAGGACAACAGCCATGGGACCCTGCAGGATTCAGTGTGGATTTGGCCCAGGGTTGGCTGTTGGCCAGTAGTATATGTATACGACAAGTTCAGGCCTGTCGAGACTGCAGTGGCTCCAATGACTTTGTAAGCACACATAGGGTAAAGTTAGTCCCTCCCTGGGGGAAATGGCAAAGAGTATGACCCTGCAATAGCTCAGTTTGCTAGGGACAGGCTACATGGGAAGCCAGGTTATACATTCATCATTATGGCTGGCCCCATGTTCCCTGTCAGCAGGTCCACAGTACAGGGCCCAGAGCTAAATGAGTCTCCAGGCTGGTTCATCTATGCAGGCTGCTTCATCCATGCAGGGGCCCTCTGCCCTTTCTCTCTGCATCCATTGAGAAGGGCTTTATAGACAGGGAAGGTTCCAGGAAACAACTGTCAGTTTATTGGTTTACAAATCTATTTCTCCAGGGCAGCGGGGCTTTGGTAGAGGGGCTTCAGGTTCTCAGTCACCCCTTGCCTTCCTCCTCACTGCTTGCACCAGCAACTCTGAGTAGTGTTCCAGCAGGGCCTGCAGGTTTGGGCTGGCCAGGGGACAAAGTGTAGGTAGGGACAGAGGGTCTGGGCTAGGCAGTGTCTGGGGTGGGGCCAAGTTAGCTGCAGCCATACAGTTGCTGGCTTCTAGCTGGTTGAGGATCCAGTGGAAGGTGGAGGCCAGCTCGGTCTGTGCCTGCTGCTGCTCAGGACCCAGCTGGCTGCTGGAGACCAGCTGTAAGGGACGGCAAGCTCGTTAGAGGACATCCAGGGAGTGGCAGGGAGCCCTCTCCATCGTCCCACCCTGCCCTGGGCTCCCTTGGCTCACCATGCGGTAAAGGTCAAGAGCTTCTTGGAAGGCAGTCTGCAGCCTGTGCAAGACTGATTCCACACTGCCTAGGAGTTCTGGGGTAGGGACTTCTGTGTCCCAGTGTCCAGGGCTGTCTGCGATCACACCTGATGCATCTAGGGGTAGAGAGGAATAAATGGCTAGGAAACTTTGTCTTTCTAGATGGCCCAAGAGAGGACAGGTAGCTGGGCTAAAGACTGCTGGCCCTGGACCACGGCCTTCAGGCCCCTAGGCTCCTCTTCCCCACAGGGCTCTGCTGAAAGTAATCTTTTCCCTAAAGCCTTTTGCTGCCACCCTGAAACTGAAGCTACACTGCTGACCCCCTTCTCCTATTTTTCTCACTAGCTTATATCACCTGGTGATAAGCCTGACACTCCAATTTTTGTCTGGGCTTCTCACCTAGTGTAGGAAATCAACCTTCTCTTGTTTGCTACTATGTCTCCTACGCGCAGGCGCAGGACCTAGAACAAAGGCCAGCATATGCTCATTGGCTATTGTAATGAGGGAATGGATGGATGCATGAGTGAACCTGGCACAGCCCCTGTGGCCAGGCTGTGTCCACTTGGGGAGGTGAGTCAAGCAGCCCTGGAGATGGGCTAGGGTTCTAGCCACGCCCCAAGGGTCGTACTCACCGGGGGTGGGCTCCAGGAGAGCAGCAGTGCTGCCAGGCACCCTAGACCTGGTCTCTAGAAGTTGGAGGTGGGCAGGAGGGGTTAGGGGCCCAGAGGCTGAGGTCTTTGGGAGAAACATAGAACTGTGGAGTCCCAGGGTGCTCATGTCTACAGGGCTGGGTGCACAGAAGCTGGCTACTGTGACTGCCATACTAGGTGGGACATCCACAGGTTCCTGAGACCACACATGGGTGATGGGTGGCTCCTGTGGAGGTGGAGAGAGCAGCTGCTCACAGACACTGGATAAGGTCAGTTTCAGGCTGGCTCGGGCCTCATGGTTGCCCCAGGAAAGCGGTGCAGGCTCGTGGTCTTTGATGCTGGAGGTCAGTGCCACTGTAGTGGGGATGGCTTGGAGTTCCTGGCCAGGGGATAAGGGCTTGTGAAGTGACTGGGGTAGCTCAGCTGTCACAGGGCCCTCACTGTCCCCAAGAGAGATGCTGCGTGTCGTCTTGGCATGTGAGCTCGTTGTGGACTCCAGGTAAGAACACGAAGATGGGGCGGAGATACTTTGCTCCCGGCCTGTGGTCAGTACAGATGTGGGTGTTGGAGGCTTCCTGTCTGTGGGTGGCACCGAGGAAGGAGGGACACAGGATGTCAGGCCTGAGAGGGGAGGGACTGTAAAAGATGGTTCACTTGTACCCCTGCCTCAGAGCCCTGCCCTAAAAAAAGCTTCAAATCTGAACAGACACTCCCATGGCTCCACTGGACCCCCAGGGCTGTTCCTCTAGGATTAGGGAGACTTACCCAGTAGACTCAAGGCCTCTTGAGTTTCTTCAGCCTTCTGCCCAGAGAGGACCTGCAAGCACAACTCTTGGTAAGGACAAGGCCTCCTGGCACGCAGCCCTGTGTCCTGAGAGAGTGATCCCAATACTCACGTTGGTCCCATCTGAGGACATGTAGCCAGTACCTGCTCTCAGGGGCCCTGCTTTGGGCTGGTTGCCCCCTTGGCCCACAGGCTGAGCCTCTGGAGACTTCATAAGGTGCAGGGGCAGTCGGGGAGGGCACCTGGGGAGGAAGCCGGATGGGAAAGACACATAGTTCACATAGCCCCCCCTGGGGTAACTGAGGGACATCTTTCCACCTGGGGCTGGGGGTAGAAAGAAGGGAGCAGGGCATACTAGCTTCTACCTGGAGGTCTTCTGGAGGCGGGAGAGGAACTGGGTGGATATGCTCAGCCGGGGATTGAAGAAATAGTCCTCAGTCTCTGAGATCTTTATGTCTCCCAGGGATCCATGAAAGAGCTCTAGGAAGATACCCATGGGCCCTCAGGCCAGCCAACATCTCAGATGCCTCAGGTGTGAATCGAGGGGCCAAACCGCCTGCTCCTCCACCCATCCTTCACCACCTTACCATGGAAGACTACCCAAGAACACTCACACTGTTCCTgtcactaaacacacacacacacacacacacacacacacacacacacacacacacacacacacgaaatcaGGGTGCAAAGTCAGGTCCTACCTTCAGTAGGGGCATCAGTAAGTGTCTCAAAATGGTGGCGGAGGAACTTCTCCTGCTCAGGTGTCTGGGGTAAGGAGCCATTGCCCAAGCCTGGCAGCTCAGGCTGGGAAAGCTCTTCTGTACTTGGGTACTCTGGATGGGAGGCAGGGTGGAGAGGACTTGTCAGCACTCTGAGTCACGGCGGACGACGCTTGACAATGGAGAAATCCAGACTCACCCGCCTGCCACACACCGGGTTGCTTACCAGGCTGAGCAGAAATGGCAGTCTTCCACTGAGGAAACATTTACCTGGCTTACCTGCTGTCATGGTGAGGTGAGGGCCAGGGTCCGTTTGAGGAGCTGAGCTGTGGGCGGCGGCAAAGCTGCACTCCAGTTCAGCCTCTGACTCCCCTGAGTCTGAAGGGATAGAGGTGGGTCAGGAGCCTGCCCCAAGTCAGACAGGGCGCACTGCCCAGATGCTCTGGAGGATGGGGTGACAGGCATCCCCTCACTTCTTTATGGACCAGCACGTGAAGCAGTGGCAGAGCTGGGCACCTGGCTAGTGGCTTAGCATCCTCAGCAAACGGCAGGAAACCCCTTTGTCTTCTATGACATTATCAACATTGGAGAACTAGGTCAAGACCACTACCAGTGCCCACAAGAGGCCACTACAGACCACGAGGGTGCCTGCTTGCTCCCCACTCACCCTCAGGGGGGCTCTGATCCTTTGAACTGACGGAAGAGACCCTGAGATAGGTGTCGCCTTGCTGGTCTTcaggtcctgcctctgtctcctcctcataATACTCCCTGCAACACCGTCAGGGTGGGGTTATATTGGCAATTAACAACTGGCCCTTTCCCAGAACCCTGaggcccacaccctgctcccagaGCACACCCCAGCTCTCCTGCCTCCAAACAAAATCCCTCATCCAACCCGGAACCAAGGAAAATGAGGTTGCAGTTGAGCCTGTCTGAGACAGTCCCTCAACTCACCCATGTCCATTCCCACAAGCCACTGGAAGAACAAGAATGTTTCCAGGTTGGGCCTCTCACCAGGGCTCCCTCTCTCCAACTATGGGGTCCCTGTGTGTAGGACATTCACCTGTGCATCCCTGTAAGTGACACTTCCGCCTCTGGGGAGCAGAGGATGAGTTCGCTTGCCTCGGTGGCTTCCCTCTGTAGAGGCAGGTAGGAGGGGTGGCCTCGGTTGTCCTCTTTGGGACTCCCTAACTAGGAGTGAAGAGCAAAGCCATTCTGAGGTAGCCAGGTTCACCCCAGGC
This Mus musculus strain C57BL/6J chromosome 7, GRCm38.p6 C57BL/6J DNA region includes the following protein-coding sequences:
- the Wdr62 gene encoding WD repeat-containing protein 62 isoform X13, whose amino-acid sequence is MDMKAGVRVMQVSPDGQHLASGDRSGNLRIHELHFMDELIKVEAHDAEVLCLEYSKPETGVTLLASASRDRLIHVLNVEKNYNLEQTLDDHSSSITAIKFAGTRDVQMISCGADKSIYFRSAQQASDGLHFVRTHHVAEKTTLYDMDIDITQKYVAVACQDRNVRVYNTVSGKQKKCYKGSQGDEGSLLKVHVDPSGTFLATSCSDKSISLIDFYSGECVAKMFGHSEIVTGMKFTYDCRHLITVSGDSCVFIWHLGPEITTCMKQHLLEINHQEQQQQPKDQKWSGPPSQETYASTPSEIRSLSPGEQTEDEMEEECEPEELLKTPSKDSLDPDPRCLLTNGKLPLWAKRLLGDDDVADSSAFHAKRSYQPHGRWAERAEQEPLKTILDAWSLDSYFTPMKPENLQDSVLDSVEPQNLAGLLSECSLGNGHTSPGEGLVSYLLHPELGSPKEDNRGHPSYLPLQREATEASELILCSPEAEVSLTGMHREYYEEETEAGPEDQQGDTYLRVSSVSSKDQSPPEDSGESEAELECSFAAAHSSAPQTDPGPHLTMTAGKPEYPSTEELSQPELPGLGNGSLPQTPEQEKFLRHHFETLTDAPTEGPMGIFLELFHGSLGDIKISETEDYFFNPRLSISTQFLSRLQKTSRCPPRLPLHLMKSPEAQPVGQGGNQPKAGPLRAGTGYMSSDGTNVLSGQKAEETQEALSLLVPPLSGLTSCVPPSSVPPTDRKPPTPTSVLTTGREQSISAPSSCSYLESTTSSHAKTTRSISLGDSEGPVTAELPQSLHKPLSPGQELQAIPTTVALTSSIKDHEPAPLSWGNHEARASLKLTLSSVCEQLLSPPPQEPPITHVWSQEPVDVPPSMAVTVASFCAPSPVDMSTLGLHSSMFLPKTSASGPLTPPAHLQLLETRSRVPGSTAALLEPTPDASGVIADSPGHWDTEVPTPELLGSVESVLHRLQTAFQEALDLYRMLVSSSQLGPEQQQAQTELASTFHWILNQLEASNCMAAANLAPPQTLPSPDPLSLPTLCPLASPNLQALLEHYSELLVQAVRRKARGD